A window from Catharus ustulatus isolate bCatUst1 chromosome 14, bCatUst1.pri.v2, whole genome shotgun sequence encodes these proteins:
- the TENT5D gene encoding terminal nucleotidyltransferase 5D, with amino-acid sequence MTEDLDHRFSYLTWDQIKILDQVLTEAIPIHGRGNFPTLEVKPKDIIHMVKEQLIEKQIHVRDIRLNGSTASHILVKHNGTSYKDLDIIFGVELPSEFEFQIVKEAVLNCLLDFLPKCVNKQKITAQTMKDAYVQKMVKVSTDHDRWSLISLSNNSGKNVELKFVSSLRRQFEFSVDSFQIILDSILAVYRASERALTQECHPTVIAESMYGDFNQAMDHLRYKLISTRNPEEIRGGGLLKYSNLLVRDFKPADEAEIKSLERYMCSRFFIDFPDVAEQQRKIESYLRNHFIGEEKSKYDYLMTLRGVVNKSTVCLMGHERRQTLNMITILALKVLGEQNIIPNAANVTCYYQPAPYISDRNFSNYYIAHGQPPVFYQPYPFHIQLQSGMV; translated from the coding sequence ATGACTGAGGACTTGGACCACAGATTCAGTTACCTCACGTGGGATCAGATTAAAATCCTGGATCAGGTTTTAACTGAGGCTATACCTATTCATGGGAGAGGGAATTTTCCAACCCTGGAGGTAAAGCCGAAGGATATAATCCATATGGTAAAGGAGCAGCTCATTGAGAAGCAGATCCATGTCAGGGACATCCGCCTGAACGGTTCCACTGCCAGTCACATCCTGGTGAAGCACAACGGCACCAGCTACAAGGACCTGGACATCATTTTTGGAGTGGAGCTTCCCAGTGAGTTCGAGTTCCAGATCGTTAAGGAAGCAGTTCTCAATTGCCTGTTGGACTTCTTGCCAAAATGTGTTAACAAGCAAAAAATCACGGCTCAGACCATGAAAGATGCCTACGTGCAGAAGATGGTCAAAGTCTCCACCGACCACGACCGCTGGAGCCTCATCTCGCTGTCCAACAACAGCGGCAAGAACGTGGAGCTGAAGTTCGTCAGCTCGCTGCGGCGGCAGTTCGAGTTCAGCGTGGACTCCTTCCAGATCATCCTGGACTCCATCCTGGCCGTCTACAGAGCCTCAGAGCGGGCCCTGACACAGGAGTGTCACCCCACCGTCATCGCCGAGAGCATGTACGGGGACTTCAACCAAGCCATGGACCACCTGAGATACAAACTGATCTCCACGCGGAACCCCGAGGAGATCAGGGGGGGCGGCCTCCTCAAGTACAGCAACCTGCTGGTCCGTGACTTTAAGCCGGCGGACGAGGCTGAAATTAAATCTCTGGAACGTTACATGTGCTCCAGGTTCTTCATTGATTTTCCCGACGTTGCcgagcagcagaggaaaatcgAGTCCTACCTGCGCAACCACTTCATCGGGGAGGAGAAGAGCAAGTACGACTACCTGATGACGCTGCGTGGGGTGGTGAACAAGAGCACAGTGTGCCTCATGGGGCACGAGCGGCGGCAAACCCTCAACATGATCACAATCCTGGCTTTGAAAGTGCTCGGGGAACAGAACATCATCCCCAACGCGGCCAACGTCACGTGCTACTATCAGCCTGCTCCTTATATCAGTGACAGAAACTTCAGCAACTACTACATTGCTCATGGACAACCCCCTGTGTTCTACCAGCCTTACCCTTTCCACATACAGCTACAGAGCGGGATGGTGTAG